The proteins below come from a single Limimonas halophila genomic window:
- a CDS encoding ABC transporter substrate-binding protein, which yields MKSTMSQITRRAGAALAGVALAASVAGGSAAAADKPTIRFGVPTWTGVTVKSEVAAQILEHMGFATKQTTASPAVALNTIKSDELDIYLGGWMPTEKDMIDPLVEKNQAKVLTTNISNAIMGIAVPEYVWEAGVKTEADLDKFADKFNNKIYGIEAGSGFNQSIKSAIENDRHGLGDWQLIPSSTSGMLAQVDRKIRKNEWIVFLGWEPHWMNIRFDIKYLKAVGEPKIAETTSDVLTVANVKLGERHPNVEKFFSQYVVRKDEQSKWVLDHGQKDIEAEKVAADWIANNLDRVAEFLDGVKARDGRPAIEAVKAAVGS from the coding sequence ATGAAATCGACGATGAGCCAGATCACGCGTCGGGCCGGCGCGGCGCTGGCGGGTGTGGCGCTGGCGGCCAGTGTTGCCGGCGGTTCCGCCGCCGCGGCCGACAAGCCGACGATCCGCTTCGGCGTGCCCACCTGGACGGGCGTGACCGTGAAGAGCGAGGTCGCCGCCCAAATCCTGGAGCACATGGGCTTCGCCACGAAGCAGACGACGGCCAGCCCCGCCGTTGCGCTCAACACCATCAAGTCGGATGAGCTGGACATCTATCTCGGCGGCTGGATGCCCACCGAGAAGGACATGATCGATCCGCTGGTGGAGAAGAACCAGGCCAAGGTCCTGACCACGAACATCTCCAACGCGATCATGGGCATCGCCGTTCCGGAGTACGTCTGGGAAGCCGGTGTCAAGACCGAGGCCGACCTCGACAAGTTCGCGGACAAGTTCAACAACAAGATCTACGGGATCGAGGCCGGCAGCGGCTTCAACCAGTCCATCAAGAGCGCCATCGAGAACGACCGCCACGGCCTCGGCGACTGGCAGCTGATCCCATCCAGCACGTCCGGCATGCTCGCGCAGGTGGACCGCAAGATCCGCAAAAATGAGTGGATCGTCTTCCTGGGCTGGGAGCCGCACTGGATGAACATCCGCTTCGACATCAAGTACCTGAAGGCCGTGGGTGAGCCCAAGATCGCCGAGACCACGAGCGACGTGCTGACCGTCGCCAACGTCAAGCTCGGCGAGCGTCACCCCAACGTTGAGAAATTCTTCTCGCAGTATGTCGTGCGGAAAGACGAGCAGTCGAAGTGGGTTCTCGACCACGGTCAGAAGGACATTGAGGCCGAAAAGGTCGCGGCCGACTGGATCGCGAACAACCTGGACCGTGTGGCCGAGTTCCTCGACGGCGTGAAGGCGCGCGACGGCCGCCCCGCCATCGAGGCCGTGAAGGCGGCGGTCGGTTCCTGA
- a CDS encoding DMT family transporter, with the protein MASPAAERHHDPLNGALAMQGAVIAFTLQDAGIKWLLETYAVAEVLALRSAIVIACMGLVLGLRGKLLRAVRPDRMVQVYGRGALIVCAFFAYFTALIYMPLPDVVAIFFAAPLIQSLLSWPVLGEAVGWRRLSAIFAGFVGVLIMVGPAGAIYGWPALAAVASAVFYAGAMVWSRALGPRATPVQLTFATNVAFLVAGGVALPVVWTTPAPVDAGFLALMAGLNFLGHIGLAAAYRLAPVAVVSPLDYTAMPLAVLLGVAVWGDWPTWGTVAGVPLVIASGAFILWREQRLKRLGPDASPRVTWGRARSG; encoded by the coding sequence ATGGCGAGCCCGGCGGCGGAGCGCCATCACGATCCGCTGAACGGCGCGCTGGCGATGCAGGGCGCCGTCATCGCGTTCACGCTGCAGGACGCGGGCATCAAGTGGCTGCTGGAAACCTACGCGGTCGCGGAGGTGCTCGCCCTGCGTTCGGCGATCGTCATCGCCTGCATGGGCCTCGTGCTGGGGCTGCGCGGCAAGCTGCTGCGTGCGGTCCGACCCGACCGGATGGTTCAGGTGTACGGCCGCGGGGCGCTGATCGTTTGCGCCTTTTTTGCCTATTTCACCGCGCTCATCTACATGCCGCTGCCGGACGTGGTGGCGATCTTCTTCGCCGCGCCGCTGATCCAGAGCCTGCTGTCGTGGCCCGTGCTCGGGGAGGCGGTCGGCTGGCGTCGGCTGTCCGCCATCTTCGCCGGCTTCGTCGGCGTGCTCATCATGGTCGGGCCGGCCGGCGCAATCTACGGTTGGCCCGCGCTGGCGGCCGTCGCCTCGGCCGTGTTCTACGCCGGGGCGATGGTGTGGAGCCGCGCGCTCGGCCCGCGCGCGACGCCCGTGCAGCTCACCTTCGCCACCAACGTGGCGTTCCTCGTGGCGGGTGGGGTGGCGTTGCCCGTCGTCTGGACGACGCCGGCGCCCGTCGACGCCGGCTTTCTGGCCCTCATGGCGGGGTTGAATTTCCTCGGCCACATCGGGCTGGCGGCCGCGTACCGGCTTGCACCCGTCGCCGTCGTGTCGCCGCTGGATTACACCGCGATGCCGCTGGCCGTGCTCCTGGGCGTGGCGGTTTGGGGCGACTGGCCCACCTGGGGCACCGTCGCGGGCGTGCCGCTGGTGATCGCCAGCGGCGCCTTCATCCTCTGGCGCGAGCAGCGCCTCAAACGGCTCGGGCCGGACGCCTCACCGCGCGTCACGTGGGGTCGAGCGCGTAGCGGCTGA
- a CDS encoding DUF2237 family protein: MSDHDPYADALNVFGEPLAECCSNPVTGFFRTGCCATGPDDLGLHVVCAEMTRDFLAFTRDQGNDLSTPRPQFGFPGLRPGDRWCLCVGRWKEAFDAGVAPPVILRATHEEALAVVTFDVLSRYALDPT, translated from the coding sequence ATGAGCGATCACGATCCGTACGCCGATGCGCTGAACGTGTTCGGCGAACCCTTGGCCGAATGCTGTTCCAATCCGGTCACGGGTTTCTTCCGCACCGGCTGCTGCGCCACGGGGCCGGACGACCTGGGCCTGCACGTGGTCTGCGCGGAGATGACGCGCGACTTCCTGGCGTTCACGCGCGATCAGGGCAACGACCTCTCCACGCCGCGCCCGCAGTTCGGCTTTCCGGGGCTCCGGCCCGGCGACCGCTGGTGCCTGTGCGTGGGCCGCTGGAAGGAAGCCTTCGACGCCGGCGTCGCGCCGCCGGTGATCCTGCGCGCCACGCACGAGGAAGCCCTGGCGGTGGTGACCTTCGACGTGCTCAGCCGCTACGCGCTCGACCCCACGTGA
- a CDS encoding cation-translocating P-type ATPase, which yields MRAATVEEEAARHGFTIADDRTAGRLRVRVPDLRAAPELAAAVERGLARVPGVRTARASAWSRSVVIGFDAETAKDEVLAALRGVLDAPPETGGTATGEAAEAESAHPAPDGVAWHTMPVAACAERLESDAHDGLPVDVAEARRARYGANRLREMRAKSRWETVREQVVSLPVMLLMGSAAVSVATGGIADAAAIVGIVAVNTVIGYITERRADATIASMAETGEGIVRVRRGGKKWNCAETELVPGDLVQITAGSPVPVDARVVESRGLMVDESPLTGESVGVRKQAGALGEEAAPIADRVNMVYQGTAVTAGRATVLVTATGGATEMGRIQALADAAEAPQTPSQRQLNQLGTWLALASGGVCVAVFGVGLVRGFALVQMVKNAMALAVAAVPEGLPAMAVTTLALGVRDMRRQGVLIRRLPAVETLGSVQTVCFDKTGTLTENRMAVREVRTAADTLDLRPGTAIGQPALGDGSALGDLLRVSVLCSETRIRKRNGERVFDGSATEAALIAAADRAGFKAKKLRKAHPMLDIRERGNGRNHMASRHTTPDGGTFLAVKGSPDEVLEMCAHVRTPDGDRPLDEGERDRLIRLNAAMADEGLRVLAAACAGTDAPPDAAGELDGELVWLGLVGLADPVRPGVREAVQEFHRAGVATVMITGDQRDTARAIARDLGLAREGEVHVVDARELHELDMHRLGELAEEAHAFSRVTPADKLRIVQALQARRRVVAMTGDGVNDGPALKAADIGVAMGHGGTRVAREMADVVLQRDDVGDMAVAVARGRAIYLNVRRAIQFLLSTNFSEILVMFAAIAAGAGQPLTAMQLLWINLATDVFPAIGLALEPAHEDVMRTPPRDPREPIMRRTDLWRIGRESAVLAAGSLGGYAAALALYGPGPQAQTVACLGLIVGQLSHALTCRSHQPVLSGAHRRRRNRILDGALIGTVGLQALVLGVPALRQFFGFAGLDLTGYALVIVAGLIPFVVNNVLKGGVGRPRVPAAVKRLSQLPVPAAGRALVPA from the coding sequence ATGCGGGCTGCCACGGTCGAGGAGGAGGCCGCGCGCCACGGCTTCACCATCGCCGACGACCGCACGGCCGGCCGGTTGCGCGTGCGTGTACCCGATCTGCGCGCCGCGCCGGAGTTGGCGGCGGCGGTGGAGCGCGGGCTCGCGCGGGTGCCGGGCGTCCGGACCGCGCGTGCCAGCGCCTGGAGCCGCAGCGTCGTCATCGGCTTCGACGCCGAAACCGCCAAGGACGAGGTTCTGGCGGCGCTGCGCGGCGTCCTCGACGCCCCGCCGGAAACGGGCGGGACAGCGACGGGCGAGGCGGCGGAAGCGGAGTCCGCCCACCCCGCACCCGACGGCGTGGCCTGGCACACCATGCCGGTGGCGGCCTGTGCCGAGCGCCTGGAAAGCGATGCGCACGACGGCTTGCCGGTGGACGTGGCCGAGGCGCGGCGTGCGCGCTACGGCGCCAACCGCCTGCGCGAGATGCGCGCCAAGAGCCGCTGGGAAACCGTCCGCGAGCAGGTGGTGAGCCTGCCGGTGATGCTGCTCATGGGCTCGGCCGCCGTCTCGGTCGCGACGGGCGGCATCGCCGACGCCGCGGCGATCGTCGGCATCGTCGCCGTCAACACCGTCATCGGCTACATCACCGAGCGCCGCGCCGACGCCACGATCGCCAGCATGGCCGAAACCGGGGAGGGCATCGTCCGCGTTAGGCGGGGCGGCAAGAAGTGGAATTGCGCCGAAACCGAACTGGTGCCCGGCGATCTGGTCCAGATCACCGCAGGAAGCCCCGTCCCGGTGGATGCGCGCGTTGTCGAGTCGCGTGGGCTGATGGTGGACGAGTCCCCACTCACCGGGGAGAGCGTCGGCGTCCGCAAGCAGGCCGGCGCCCTCGGCGAGGAGGCCGCGCCCATCGCCGACCGCGTGAACATGGTCTACCAGGGCACGGCCGTCACGGCCGGCCGCGCCACGGTGCTCGTCACGGCCACGGGCGGCGCCACCGAGATGGGCCGCATCCAGGCCCTGGCCGACGCCGCCGAAGCGCCGCAGACCCCCTCGCAGCGGCAGCTCAACCAGCTCGGCACTTGGCTGGCGCTCGCCAGCGGCGGGGTGTGCGTCGCCGTCTTCGGCGTCGGGCTGGTGCGCGGCTTCGCCCTCGTCCAGATGGTGAAGAACGCCATGGCGCTCGCGGTCGCGGCCGTGCCCGAGGGCCTGCCGGCCATGGCGGTGACGACGCTGGCGCTCGGGGTGCGCGACATGCGCCGGCAAGGCGTGCTGATCCGCCGGCTGCCCGCCGTGGAGACGCTCGGCTCGGTGCAGACGGTCTGCTTCGACAAGACGGGCACGCTCACGGAAAACCGCATGGCCGTGCGGGAGGTGCGCACGGCCGCCGACACCCTGGACCTGCGCCCCGGCACCGCCATCGGGCAGCCAGCGCTCGGCGACGGGTCGGCGCTGGGCGACCTGCTGCGTGTGTCCGTGCTGTGCAGCGAAACCCGCATCCGCAAGCGCAACGGCGAGCGCGTGTTCGACGGCTCGGCCACGGAAGCCGCGCTCATCGCCGCCGCCGACCGCGCGGGCTTCAAGGCCAAGAAGCTGCGCAAGGCGCATCCCATGCTGGACATCCGCGAGCGTGGCAACGGCCGCAACCACATGGCCAGCCGCCACACCACCCCGGACGGCGGCACCTTCCTGGCCGTGAAGGGCAGCCCCGACGAGGTGCTGGAGATGTGCGCGCACGTGCGCACGCCCGACGGCGACCGCCCGCTGGACGAGGGCGAGCGCGACCGGCTGATCCGGTTGAACGCGGCGATGGCCGACGAGGGGCTGCGCGTGCTCGCCGCCGCGTGTGCCGGGACGGACGCGCCGCCGGACGCGGCGGGCGAGCTGGACGGCGAGTTGGTGTGGCTCGGGCTCGTCGGGCTTGCCGACCCGGTGCGGCCGGGGGTTCGCGAGGCGGTGCAGGAATTCCACCGGGCCGGCGTGGCCACGGTGATGATCACGGGCGATCAGCGCGACACCGCCCGCGCCATCGCGCGCGATCTGGGCCTGGCGCGCGAGGGCGAGGTGCACGTCGTCGACGCGCGCGAGCTGCACGAGCTGGACATGCACCGCCTGGGCGAGCTGGCGGAGGAAGCCCACGCTTTCTCGCGCGTGACGCCCGCCGACAAGCTGCGCATCGTCCAGGCGCTGCAGGCGCGGCGGCGCGTGGTCGCCATGACGGGCGACGGCGTGAACGACGGGCCGGCGCTCAAGGCCGCCGACATCGGCGTGGCCATGGGGCATGGCGGCACGCGCGTCGCGCGCGAGATGGCGGACGTGGTGCTGCAGCGCGACGACGTGGGCGACATGGCCGTGGCGGTGGCGCGCGGGCGCGCGATCTATCTGAACGTGCGCCGCGCCATCCAGTTCCTGTTGTCGACCAACTTCAGCGAGATCCTGGTGATGTTCGCCGCCATCGCGGCCGGGGCCGGGCAGCCGCTGACGGCGATGCAACTGCTGTGGATCAACCTGGCCACCGATGTCTTCCCGGCCATCGGCCTGGCGCTGGAGCCGGCGCACGAGGACGTCATGCGCACCCCGCCGCGCGACCCGCGCGAGCCCATCATGCGGCGCACGGACCTGTGGCGGATTGGGCGCGAGTCGGCCGTTCTCGCCGCCGGCTCCCTGGGTGGCTACGCCGCGGCCCTGGCGCTCTACGGGCCGGGGCCGCAGGCGCAGACCGTGGCCTGCCTCGGCCTCATCGTGGGGCAGTTGAGCCACGCGCTGACGTGCCGCTCGCACCAGCCCGTCCTGAGCGGCGCGCACCGGCGGCGGCGCAATCGCATCCTGGATGGGGCGCTGATCGGGACGGTCGGGCTGCAGGCGCTGGTGCTGGGCGTGCCGGCGCTGCGGCAGTTCTTCGGCTTCGCCGGGCTGGACCTCACGGGCTACGCGCTTGTGATCGTCGCCGGGCTCATCCCCTTCGTCGTCAACAACGTCCTGAAGGGCGGCGTGGGCCGCCCGCGCGTCCCGGCGGCGGTCAAGCGGCTCTCACAGCTCCCAGTGCCGGCCGCCGGCCGGGCGTTGGTGCCGGCGTGA
- a CDS encoding heavy-metal-associated domain-containing protein, with protein sequence MADYLHHVPGRLRVRSAAVKRNAGRARTVEQFVTGLHGVREVDVRTVTGSVTVFYDPDLTTPDAIVGALRGAGYVSTDADPAKASPSTGAVGPGTTRVTETVLNIALEKVLERSATAMIAALV encoded by the coding sequence ATGGCGGACTATCTTCACCACGTCCCCGGCCGCCTGCGCGTGCGCTCCGCCGCGGTGAAGCGGAACGCCGGCCGGGCGCGCACGGTCGAGCAATTCGTGACCGGCCTGCACGGCGTCCGCGAGGTGGACGTGCGCACGGTCACGGGCAGCGTCACCGTCTTTTACGACCCCGATCTCACCACCCCGGACGCGATTGTCGGCGCGTTGCGCGGCGCGGGCTACGTGTCCACCGACGCCGATCCCGCGAAGGCCTCGCCCAGCACGGGCGCCGTCGGCCCCGGCACCACGCGGGTGACGGAAACGGTGCTCAACATCGCGCTGGAAAAGGTGCTGGAGCGCTCGGCCACCGCGATGATAGCCGCGCTGGTCTGA
- a CDS encoding DUF5132 domain-containing protein, whose translation MAIEDIFKNNVTTGVAIGVGAALLAPTVMPVVGRVLRPAAKTTIKTGLLVYERTRESIAELGEMAEDTYHEAYAEMHPAAEQAAGGAATAAATSGESSSTGSSKGGSSGTSSSTSS comes from the coding sequence ATGGCGATCGAAGACATCTTCAAGAACAACGTCACGACCGGCGTAGCGATCGGTGTGGGCGCGGCCCTGCTGGCGCCGACGGTGATGCCGGTCGTGGGCCGCGTGCTGCGGCCGGCAGCCAAGACCACGATCAAGACCGGCCTGCTCGTCTACGAGCGCACGCGCGAGAGCATCGCGGAACTCGGCGAGATGGCCGAGGACACCTACCACGAGGCCTACGCCGAGATGCACCCGGCCGCGGAGCAGGCTGCGGGCGGCGCGGCCACGGCCGCCGCGACATCCGGCGAGTCCAGCTCCACGGGCAGCAGCAAGGGCGGCAGCAGTGGCACAAGCAGCAGCACCAGCAGCTGA
- a CDS encoding flavin monoamine oxidase family protein: protein MDAASGAKRADVDLAVVGAGVAGLAAAKTAREHGLSVRVLEAKDRIGGRAHTVCDALGRPWDRGAHWLHSAETNPFRVYADRVGEPYRPGVSPQHLWLGRRWAGEDERAGFSAFARRAGAAIDAAGEAGRDLPASWVLPEGGAWLPLYRQLLGALAGAEPEACSTLDSARYLDGEANWPLENGFGALIARWGADVPVHLNTPVHTLDRTGPAVRLETRDGTLTARRAVVTVSTSALAGDAIRFRPEMPAWLAEALAATPLGGANKVMLSFDRDIFGLGHSFAASLADAPWGFHMQITPFERPVVIAHTGGSFATAMEREGPAAMRERALTSLRSMFGPRVDRHLVDWDTTAWGEDPHIRGGYSIALPGQAHLRERLNQPLDERVWLAGEACALDAFGTVHGAHAAGLRAARAVADSLGAPV, encoded by the coding sequence GTGGACGCCGCAAGCGGCGCGAAGCGCGCGGACGTCGATCTGGCGGTCGTCGGGGCGGGGGTCGCCGGGCTGGCCGCCGCGAAGACCGCGCGCGAGCACGGGCTCAGCGTGCGCGTGCTGGAAGCCAAGGACCGCATCGGCGGGCGCGCGCACACCGTGTGCGACGCGCTCGGCCGGCCCTGGGACCGCGGCGCCCACTGGCTGCATTCCGCCGAGACCAATCCCTTCCGGGTGTACGCCGACCGCGTGGGCGAACCCTACCGGCCCGGCGTTTCGCCGCAGCACCTCTGGCTGGGCCGGCGCTGGGCCGGCGAAGACGAGCGCGCGGGCTTCTCCGCCTTCGCGCGGCGGGCGGGCGCGGCCATCGACGCCGCGGGCGAGGCCGGGCGCGACCTGCCCGCGAGCTGGGTGCTGCCCGAGGGCGGGGCGTGGCTGCCGCTCTACCGCCAGCTGCTGGGGGCGCTGGCGGGCGCGGAACCGGAAGCCTGCTCCACGCTGGACAGCGCCCGCTACCTGGACGGCGAGGCGAACTGGCCGCTGGAAAACGGCTTCGGCGCCCTGATCGCGCGCTGGGGCGCGGACGTGCCGGTGCACCTGAACACGCCGGTTCATACGCTGGATCGCACGGGGCCGGCGGTGCGGCTGGAAACCCGCGACGGCACGCTGACCGCGCGCCGCGCCGTCGTCACGGTGTCGACCAGCGCGCTCGCGGGCGACGCGATCCGTTTCCGGCCGGAGATGCCGGCGTGGCTGGCGGAGGCCCTGGCGGCGACGCCCCTGGGCGGGGCGAACAAGGTCATGCTCAGCTTCGACCGCGACATCTTCGGCCTGGGCCACAGCTTCGCCGCCTCGCTCGCGGACGCGCCGTGGGGCTTTCACATGCAGATCACCCCCTTCGAGCGCCCCGTGGTCATTGCGCACACCGGCGGCAGCTTCGCCACCGCGATGGAGCGCGAGGGACCGGCCGCCATGCGCGAGCGCGCGCTGACGAGCCTGCGTTCGATGTTCGGCCCCAGGGTGGACCGGCACCTCGTGGACTGGGACACGACCGCCTGGGGCGAAGATCCACACATCCGCGGTGGATATTCCATCGCGCTGCCGGGCCAGGCCCACCTGCGCGAGCGCCTGAACCAGCCGCTGGACGAGCGCGTGTGGCTGGCCGGGGAGGCGTGCGCGCTGGACGCCTTCGGCACGGTGCACGGCGCGCATGCCGCCGGACTCCGGGCCGCGCGGGCGGTCGCGGACAGTCTGGGCGCCCCGGTCTGA
- a CDS encoding assimilatory sulfite reductase (NADPH) flavoprotein subunit yields MGHETNITQAALAAGLFDQSQAQQLEALLPTLRPEQALWLSGYLAGLGAQTQPAQAAGGQGGGEAPQITVLYGTETGNAEGVAKQLAERATQKGLKARAVDMAEYKTKDLKSETHVVLVSATHGEGDPPDPAAPFFEFLWSRKAPKLKGTKFAVFSLGDSSYVNFCQAGKDLDARFEELGGERLAERVDTDVDYEDDAEAWVEKLVGLLESEAAPAGQPASPGAPAALQGVLGGLPGAAPAADKPKHSRKNPYQAEILDAVVLNGRHSTKETRHIELSLEDSGLTFEPGDSLGIVPENEDATVERVVDSLGLTPGDTVHVNGAEKSLGDALKRDLELTMLTPGFLQAYADAAESEELRALLAEDNREALHTFMGANQVADVLARYPVSGLDAATFTGMLRKLQPRLYSIASSQAALPDEVHLTVGVTRYTSDGKPRNGVASTYLAERREPGETVPVYVDHNKAFKLPSDPTTPLIMIGPGTGVAPFRAFLQEREEMGATGKNWLFFGERTFREDFLYQTDWQQFRKDGLLTRMDVAFSRDQKEKVYVQDRVRQRSRDVYAWLQEGANLYVCGDADAMAPAVHEALTDVVKDEGGLSREDAQAYLKQLQQERRYQRDVY; encoded by the coding sequence ATGGGCCACGAAACCAACATCACGCAGGCCGCCCTCGCGGCCGGCCTGTTCGATCAGAGCCAGGCGCAACAGCTGGAAGCGCTGCTTCCCACGCTGCGCCCGGAGCAGGCGCTGTGGCTGAGCGGCTACTTGGCCGGGCTCGGAGCGCAGACCCAGCCGGCGCAGGCGGCCGGGGGCCAGGGTGGCGGCGAGGCGCCGCAGATCACCGTCCTCTACGGCACGGAAACCGGCAACGCCGAGGGCGTGGCCAAGCAGCTCGCCGAGCGCGCCACCCAGAAGGGGCTCAAGGCGCGCGCCGTGGACATGGCCGAGTACAAGACCAAGGATCTCAAGAGCGAAACCCACGTGGTCCTGGTCTCCGCCACGCACGGCGAGGGCGATCCGCCGGACCCCGCCGCGCCCTTCTTCGAGTTCCTGTGGAGCCGCAAGGCACCCAAGCTGAAGGGCACGAAGTTCGCCGTCTTCTCCCTGGGCGACAGCAGCTACGTGAACTTCTGCCAAGCCGGCAAGGACTTGGACGCGCGCTTCGAGGAGCTGGGCGGCGAGCGCCTGGCCGAGCGCGTGGACACCGACGTCGACTACGAGGACGACGCCGAGGCCTGGGTGGAGAAGCTGGTCGGCCTGCTGGAAAGCGAGGCCGCGCCCGCTGGGCAGCCCGCCTCGCCGGGCGCGCCCGCGGCGCTCCAGGGGGTGCTCGGCGGCCTGCCGGGCGCCGCGCCGGCCGCGGACAAGCCGAAGCACTCGCGCAAGAACCCCTATCAGGCCGAGATCCTCGACGCCGTGGTCCTCAACGGCCGCCACTCCACCAAGGAAACGCGCCACATCGAGCTTTCGCTGGAGGACAGCGGCCTCACCTTCGAGCCGGGCGACAGCCTCGGCATCGTGCCCGAGAACGAGGACGCCACGGTCGAGCGCGTGGTGGACAGCCTGGGCCTGACACCCGGCGACACCGTCCACGTCAACGGCGCGGAAAAGTCGCTCGGGGACGCGCTCAAGCGCGACCTGGAGCTGACGATGCTCACGCCCGGCTTCCTCCAGGCCTATGCGGACGCCGCGGAGTCCGAGGAGCTGCGCGCGCTGCTGGCCGAGGACAACCGCGAGGCGCTGCACACCTTCATGGGCGCCAACCAGGTCGCCGACGTGCTGGCCCGGTATCCCGTGAGCGGCCTGGACGCCGCCACCTTCACCGGGATGCTGCGCAAGCTGCAGCCGCGGCTGTACTCCATCGCCTCAAGCCAGGCGGCGCTGCCGGACGAGGTGCACCTGACGGTGGGCGTCACGCGCTACACCAGCGACGGCAAGCCGCGCAACGGCGTCGCCAGCACCTATCTTGCCGAGCGCCGCGAGCCCGGCGAGACGGTTCCCGTCTACGTGGACCACAACAAGGCCTTCAAGCTGCCCAGCGATCCCACGACGCCGCTCATCATGATCGGGCCGGGCACGGGCGTCGCGCCCTTCCGCGCCTTCCTGCAGGAGCGCGAGGAGATGGGGGCGACTGGCAAGAACTGGCTGTTCTTCGGCGAGCGCACCTTCCGCGAGGACTTCCTCTACCAGACCGACTGGCAGCAGTTCCGCAAGGACGGTCTGCTGACGCGCATGGACGTCGCCTTTTCGCGCGACCAGAAAGAGAAGGTCTACGTCCAGGACCGCGTGCGCCAGCGCAGCCGCGACGTCTACGCTTGGCTTCAGGAAGGCGCGAACCTCTACGTCTGCGGCGACGCCGACGCGATGGCGCCCGCCGTCCACGAGGCGCTGACCGACGTGGTGAAGGACGAGGGCGGGCTGTCGCGCGAGGACGCGCAGGCCTACCTCAAGCAGCTCCAGCAGGAGCGGCGCTACCAGCGCGACGTTTACTGA